From Streptomyces sp. NBC_00683, one genomic window encodes:
- a CDS encoding ABC transporter ATP-binding protein: MTDCPPPQTGTSPQPPPGWARRLLGYCLRHRTDLLLAFGAALVAAVATATLPLVLRHVVDGVAGGTTGSLLPWTLLLAGLGAIRFAASFTRRYRSGRLSLGVQYDLRNDAFAALLRLGGAQQDDLRTGQVVSRSISDITLIQTLLQFLPNLTGNVLMFLCSVIFMAVLSPLLTVVALVVGPLLYLIALRSRRDLFPANWHAQQEAAEVASSVEATVTGVRVVKGFGQETRELNGLEERARTLFASRLRVVRFTSRYNPALQAVPALGQVAVLALGGWMALDGRISLGTFLAFTTYLGSFVTPVRQVATLLTVWQQARAGAERVLEVVDEAPVITDAPGARDLPDRPPALSWQDVTFGYGDGAPLLDGFTLDVEPGETLALIGSAGSGKSTAAALLPRFYDVPSGSVRVGGTDVTELTLASLRSRIGFVFEESLLLSDTVRANIAYGVPDATDEQIRRAARTARADEFIERLPHGYDTVVGEQGLTLSGGQRQRLALARALVGDPAVLVLDDATSAIDARVEAEIHAGLHEATRRRTTLIVAHRRSTLELADRIAVLDGGRITDTGTLDELRSRSALFRTLLSTAESPQAAEQAADAPEGPVADGVTAHLWHRAESADTATEEGTAVRAAQALAEAAATSGPGRAGPGGGVLGSAPPSAELMAGLARLPLPAADPKVPTAQAVAADPDFHLGTLLRPFRVPLLLGLLLVALDAAAQIAVPVLVRHGVDHGVARQAGGVLLAAAAAAALVVAVNWLIGVAQVRTTGRTGERLLYTLRVKTFAQLQRLGLDYYERELGGRIMTRMTTDVDALSNFLQTGLITAVVSLLTILGVLVALLVIDAGLAVVLLVALPVLIGATALFRHHSVPAYREARERISAVNACLQENVTAIRVTQAFGREQRNAADFAELAWSFRTSRLRAQRYMGTFFPFVEFLGTLSTAAVLVIGAGQVRAGELSAGTLIAFLLYVELFFSPIQQLSQVFDGYQQAVIGLGRLRSLMRTPAGTPPAESPRPVRELRGDVEFDGVSFGYAGGGGQEVLHGLSLRIAPGERVALVGATGAGKSTVVKLLARFYDPAAGTVRVDGQDLRDLDLPGFRRRLGIVPQEAHLFSGTVRDAIAYGRPDATDAEVEAAARTVGAHEMVAGLRLGYLQPVGERGRGLSAGQRQLLALARAELVDPDILLLDEATASLDLATERRVVAATEALARRRTTVVVAHRLTTAARADRVVVIDAGTVVESGTHTELLAARGAYHRLWEAFRQTGNPAPADHLTTDELVKENAG; this comes from the coding sequence GTGACCGACTGTCCGCCACCGCAGACCGGCACGTCCCCGCAGCCGCCGCCCGGCTGGGCGCGGCGGCTGCTGGGGTACTGTCTGCGCCACCGCACCGACCTGCTCCTCGCGTTCGGAGCGGCCCTGGTAGCGGCCGTCGCCACCGCCACCCTGCCCCTCGTCCTGCGCCATGTCGTGGACGGGGTGGCAGGGGGCACCACCGGATCGCTCCTCCCCTGGACCCTCCTGCTCGCCGGCCTCGGCGCGATCCGCTTCGCGGCGAGCTTCACCCGCCGCTACCGCTCGGGCCGGCTCTCCCTCGGTGTCCAGTACGACCTGCGCAACGACGCCTTCGCCGCACTGCTGCGGCTCGGCGGCGCCCAGCAGGACGACCTGCGCACCGGACAGGTCGTCAGCCGGTCCATCTCCGACATCACCCTGATCCAGACGCTCCTGCAGTTCCTGCCCAACCTCACGGGCAACGTCCTGATGTTCCTCTGCTCCGTGATCTTCATGGCGGTGCTCTCGCCGCTGCTGACCGTGGTCGCCCTGGTCGTCGGACCGCTGCTCTACCTCATCGCCCTGCGCAGCCGCCGCGACCTGTTCCCCGCCAACTGGCACGCCCAGCAGGAGGCCGCCGAAGTGGCCTCCTCCGTGGAGGCCACCGTCACCGGCGTCCGCGTGGTCAAGGGCTTCGGGCAGGAGACACGGGAACTCAACGGCCTGGAGGAGCGCGCCCGTACCCTGTTCGCCTCCCGCCTGCGGGTCGTCCGCTTCACCAGCCGCTACAACCCCGCCCTCCAGGCGGTGCCCGCACTCGGCCAGGTCGCCGTGCTCGCCCTCGGCGGCTGGATGGCCCTGGACGGCCGGATCTCGCTGGGCACCTTCCTCGCCTTCACCACCTATCTCGGCTCCTTCGTCACCCCCGTACGCCAGGTGGCGACGCTGCTCACCGTCTGGCAGCAGGCACGGGCCGGCGCCGAACGCGTTCTGGAGGTCGTCGACGAAGCACCGGTGATCACCGACGCACCGGGCGCCCGCGACCTCCCCGACCGGCCACCGGCCCTCTCCTGGCAGGACGTCACCTTCGGCTACGGGGACGGTGCCCCGCTGCTGGACGGCTTCACCCTCGACGTGGAACCGGGCGAGACCCTCGCGCTGATCGGCTCCGCCGGCTCCGGCAAGTCCACCGCGGCCGCCCTGCTGCCCCGGTTCTACGACGTGCCGTCCGGATCCGTACGGGTGGGCGGCACCGACGTCACCGAACTGACCCTGGCCTCACTGCGCTCCCGTATCGGCTTCGTCTTCGAGGAGAGCCTGCTGCTCTCGGACACCGTGCGCGCCAACATCGCGTACGGCGTCCCGGACGCCACCGACGAGCAGATCCGCCGGGCCGCCCGGACCGCCCGCGCCGACGAGTTCATCGAGCGGCTGCCCCACGGCTACGACACCGTCGTGGGCGAACAGGGGCTCACCCTCTCCGGCGGCCAGCGCCAGCGCCTCGCCCTGGCCCGCGCCCTGGTCGGCGACCCCGCCGTCCTCGTACTCGACGACGCCACCTCGGCCATCGACGCCCGGGTCGAGGCCGAGATCCACGCGGGCCTCCACGAGGCCACCCGTCGCCGCACCACCCTGATCGTCGCGCACCGCCGGTCGACCCTGGAGCTCGCCGACCGGATCGCCGTACTGGACGGCGGCCGGATCACGGACACCGGCACCCTGGACGAACTCCGCTCGCGTTCGGCCCTGTTCCGCACGCTGCTGTCGACCGCCGAGAGTCCGCAGGCAGCGGAGCAGGCGGCCGACGCACCCGAGGGCCCTGTGGCCGACGGGGTCACCGCGCACCTGTGGCACCGCGCAGAGAGCGCCGACACCGCCACCGAGGAAGGCACCGCTGTCCGGGCCGCCCAGGCCCTCGCCGAAGCGGCGGCCACCTCAGGACCCGGCCGGGCCGGGCCCGGCGGCGGAGTGCTCGGCTCCGCCCCGCCGAGCGCCGAACTGATGGCGGGCCTCGCCAGACTGCCGCTGCCCGCGGCCGACCCGAAGGTCCCCACCGCCCAGGCGGTCGCAGCCGACCCCGACTTCCACCTGGGCACCCTGCTGCGGCCCTTCCGGGTGCCGCTGCTGCTGGGGCTGCTCCTCGTCGCCCTGGACGCCGCCGCACAGATCGCGGTACCCGTCCTCGTACGGCACGGAGTGGACCACGGCGTGGCACGCCAGGCCGGAGGAGTCCTGCTCGCCGCCGCCGCGGCAGCCGCGCTCGTCGTGGCGGTGAACTGGCTGATCGGAGTCGCGCAGGTCCGCACGACGGGGCGCACCGGTGAACGCCTCCTCTACACCCTTCGTGTGAAGACCTTCGCGCAGCTCCAGCGTCTCGGCCTCGACTACTACGAGCGGGAGCTCGGCGGCCGGATCATGACGAGGATGACCACCGACGTGGACGCCCTGTCGAACTTCCTGCAGACCGGGCTGATCACCGCCGTCGTCAGTCTGCTCACCATCCTCGGCGTCCTCGTCGCGCTCCTCGTCATCGACGCGGGCCTGGCCGTCGTCCTGCTCGTCGCGCTGCCCGTACTGATCGGCGCGACCGCACTGTTCCGCCACCACTCCGTACCCGCCTACCGGGAGGCCAGGGAGCGCATCAGCGCCGTCAACGCCTGCCTCCAGGAGAACGTCACCGCCATCCGCGTCACCCAGGCCTTCGGGCGCGAACAGCGCAACGCGGCCGACTTCGCCGAACTGGCCTGGTCCTTCCGCACCTCGAGACTGCGCGCCCAGCGCTACATGGGCACCTTCTTCCCGTTCGTCGAATTCCTCGGCACCCTCTCCACCGCAGCCGTTCTCGTGATCGGTGCGGGACAGGTCAGGGCGGGTGAGCTGAGCGCGGGAACCCTCATCGCGTTCCTGCTCTACGTCGAGCTGTTCTTCTCACCGATCCAGCAGCTCTCCCAGGTGTTCGACGGATACCAGCAGGCCGTCATCGGCCTCGGCAGGCTGCGCAGCCTGATGCGGACCCCGGCCGGCACCCCGCCCGCCGAGAGCCCCCGGCCCGTCCGGGAACTGCGCGGGGACGTCGAGTTCGACGGGGTCTCCTTCGGATACGCGGGCGGCGGCGGCCAGGAGGTGCTGCACGGGCTCTCCCTGCGCATCGCCCCCGGTGAGAGGGTCGCCCTGGTCGGCGCCACCGGCGCCGGGAAGTCGACGGTCGTCAAGCTCCTCGCCCGGTTCTACGATCCGGCGGCCGGCACGGTCCGGGTCGACGGCCAGGACCTGCGCGACCTCGACCTCCCCGGCTTCCGCCGCAGGCTCGGCATCGTCCCGCAGGAGGCCCACCTCTTCAGCGGCACCGTCCGGGACGCCATCGCCTACGGGCGCCCCGACGCCACCGACGCCGAGGTGGAGGCGGCGGCCCGCACGGTCGGAGCGCACGAGATGGTCGCCGGGCTGCGGCTCGGCTACCTCCAGCCGGTGGGGGAGCGGGGCCGGGGCCTGTCCGCCGGGCAGCGCCAACTCCTCGCGCTGGCACGCGCCGAGCTCGTCGACCCCGACATCCTGCTGCTCGACGAGGCCACCGCCTCGCTGGACCTGGCGACCGAGCGCCGTGTCGTGGCGGCGACGGAGGCCCTGGCCAGGCGGCGGACCACCGTCGTCGTCGCGCACCGGCTGACGACCGCCGCGCGCGCCGACCGGGTCGTCGTCATCGACGCCGGAACCGTCGTCGAGTCGGGCACGCACACCGAACTGCTCGCCGCGCGCGGCGCCTACCACCGCCTCTGGGAAGCCTTCCGGCAGACCGGGAACCCCGCACCCGCGGACCACCTCACCACCGATGAACTCGTCAAGGAGAACGCAGGATGA